The following are encoded in a window of Desulfosporosinus sp. Sb-LF genomic DNA:
- a CDS encoding UvrD-helicase domain-containing protein: MSKPQWTPGQLAAMTLRGKLLVAAAAGSGKTAVLVERLIRRITDPDEPIDVDRFLVVTFTKAAANEMRERIGKALDNALFSEHETCEIERLLHQRTLLQRANITTLHSFCLEQIRKYFYQLELDPAFRVADQAEADILRQDVVEELFETLYEQEEPSFLKLVDAFGSDRDDQPLMEHVMRLYTFAYSQPQPEVWLSELDKAYVWNDIESMMQSEWGQAVRQGLVDLVSESISLLERAEQIAQRPDGPALYAGTLQDDLARVRLLNRALLEGNWAQVEAQFQSAINYPKLPSARSKAKKNSIALPDSCTNHQSGAAIELRKMDEVSQNALREESKKLRDEAKKKLNSLKDEVFAYPLEHQLPALRDIGTMAQTLGLLVIKFSQLYAKAKGHRNILDFTDLEHFALRLLLEENEASLIAQGLKEYFEEVLVDEYQDINPVQERILQLVSRQEESPNLFMVGDVKQSIYRFRMADPSLFLAKYSTLPHWSPGSHDAKSHAESVIDLNRNFRSRLEVVEGVNFLFRQIMTKGAGEILYDDQAALQHGASFVSRQDQIHTAEGPIEVHLIDAKGIKSSVNVFSSDMKMQDSATLYETHDMEEEGQSGNDRTGSGKHARNIEEDLESTSLEGASGNDAEFSSGTEETISSEDLDKARIEARLVSERIQRMVQGAEFQIYNAKLKDFRQIHYSDIVILMRSYSAVAPVYVEEFQRAGIPVYAETTTGYFGASEVETMLSLLKTIDNPRLDIPLAAVLRSPLVGLNGSELGKLRMMLPEGDFYEALTLVAWAGMVDGTLTPERVSEFKQILNLYEESLPRRFEKAQELLVSAEGLKDKVTEFWLRLQTWRTRSRRTSLADLLWSLYEETGYLAYVGTLPSGIQRQANLRVLYDRASRFEATRYRGLFRFLRFLDRYRGQGKDMGNARALGENENVVRLITVHASKGLEFPVVFVVGLGRTFNTQSLKGKMLLHSKLGLGMPIIDVDNNVRYPSLIQYAVKQRLAQESLAEELRILYVALTRAKERLFLYGNIENFDNTLHKWHRTSEWGEITLPEVQLRSAKCFLDWIGPALARHPEHLFGETERQSALSIPEVNSRWDIYLHRSLASNNEKGREANSEMVIDKSINNYQVENSFEERNAESWFSEINRRLSWQYPHLSSVRQVAKTSVSELKRQNNWHADEEAASLSSHIKRTDLMKRPKFLQATQSLTAAERGIALHTTMQHLPFREWSSYWTTLSQTERLNHVSQYLTMLEQREILSTEQKSIVQPIQIVQSLNTPLGMRLFGAEQLLREVPFTLTFPSDNDRNILVQGVIDVVIISKDKHDGRYAEILDYKTDSFRTESDIDPVQILRKRYAFQLSLYALAIERLLKISATHCTLYSFSLGSEIDISDELRRHIQVPMFTSHP, translated from the coding sequence GTGAGTAAACCGCAATGGACGCCTGGGCAACTCGCTGCCATGACGTTGCGAGGTAAACTCTTAGTAGCTGCTGCAGCTGGTTCGGGTAAGACGGCTGTACTTGTAGAACGGTTAATCCGTCGCATCACAGACCCTGATGAACCCATAGATGTCGATCGTTTTCTTGTGGTTACCTTCACTAAAGCAGCTGCGAATGAAATGAGGGAGAGAATCGGTAAAGCCTTAGACAATGCATTATTTTCCGAGCATGAAACTTGTGAAATCGAGCGTCTCCTTCACCAGCGCACCCTTCTTCAGAGGGCAAATATTACGACCTTGCATTCGTTCTGTTTAGAGCAAATCAGGAAGTATTTTTACCAGCTTGAACTTGATCCAGCGTTCCGGGTTGCGGATCAAGCAGAGGCAGATATTTTGCGCCAAGACGTGGTTGAAGAGCTCTTTGAAACCCTATATGAACAAGAAGAGCCCTCATTTTTGAAACTCGTCGATGCTTTCGGCTCGGATCGTGATGACCAACCATTGATGGAACATGTTATGCGCCTTTATACGTTTGCGTATAGTCAACCCCAGCCGGAAGTGTGGTTGAGTGAACTTGATAAGGCCTATGTTTGGAATGATATTGAATCTATGATGCAAAGCGAATGGGGCCAAGCCGTTCGTCAAGGACTAGTGGACCTTGTGTCAGAAAGTATAAGCTTACTCGAACGAGCTGAACAAATCGCTCAGCGTCCAGACGGACCAGCCCTCTACGCTGGAACATTACAAGACGATTTAGCTCGAGTCCGGTTGCTGAACCGCGCATTATTAGAAGGGAATTGGGCTCAAGTCGAGGCACAGTTTCAATCCGCAATTAATTACCCCAAACTCCCGTCTGCACGCTCCAAGGCAAAGAAGAATTCCATTGCTTTACCAGACTCATGTACCAACCATCAATCAGGTGCTGCCATTGAGCTACGGAAAATGGATGAGGTCTCGCAAAATGCGCTGCGAGAAGAGAGCAAAAAATTAAGAGATGAGGCTAAAAAGAAGCTCAATTCTTTGAAAGATGAAGTTTTTGCTTATCCCCTTGAACACCAGCTTCCTGCCTTACGAGACATAGGGACTATGGCACAGACACTCGGTCTTTTAGTTATTAAGTTTTCTCAGCTCTATGCGAAGGCAAAGGGACATCGAAACATCTTAGACTTTACGGATTTAGAGCATTTTGCACTTAGATTACTATTAGAAGAGAACGAAGCTTCTTTAATTGCTCAAGGGTTAAAAGAGTATTTTGAGGAAGTCCTTGTGGACGAATATCAGGACATCAACCCTGTACAGGAACGCATCTTGCAACTGGTATCGAGACAAGAAGAGTCCCCCAATCTCTTTATGGTTGGAGATGTAAAGCAGAGCATTTATCGTTTTCGAATGGCCGACCCCAGCTTATTTCTCGCCAAATACAGTACATTACCACATTGGTCCCCTGGTTCGCATGATGCTAAGTCTCATGCGGAAAGCGTGATTGATTTGAATCGAAACTTTCGAAGTCGTCTTGAAGTAGTGGAAGGAGTCAATTTTCTATTCCGTCAGATTATGACCAAAGGTGCAGGCGAAATTCTGTATGACGATCAAGCGGCTCTACAACACGGCGCATCCTTTGTTTCCAGACAGGATCAAATTCACACGGCGGAAGGCCCGATTGAAGTCCACCTTATTGACGCCAAAGGCATAAAAAGCTCGGTAAACGTGTTTTCCTCAGATATGAAAATGCAAGATTCGGCGACTTTGTATGAGACACATGACATGGAGGAAGAAGGACAAAGCGGTAACGACAGAACAGGTAGTGGAAAGCACGCTAGAAACATTGAGGAGGACTTAGAGTCCACCTCTTTGGAAGGTGCCTCAGGGAATGATGCGGAATTTTCCTCCGGAACTGAAGAAACCATATCTTCTGAAGATCTAGATAAGGCCCGAATCGAAGCGCGTCTGGTCAGTGAACGGATCCAACGCATGGTACAAGGGGCAGAATTTCAGATTTATAATGCAAAACTTAAGGACTTTCGCCAAATCCACTATTCAGATATCGTAATTTTGATGCGTTCCTACTCAGCAGTGGCACCAGTATATGTCGAAGAATTCCAACGAGCGGGTATTCCTGTTTATGCCGAAACGACAACTGGATATTTTGGAGCCAGTGAAGTAGAAACGATGTTGTCCCTCCTCAAAACCATTGATAACCCGCGTCTAGACATTCCTTTAGCAGCGGTCCTACGATCTCCGCTCGTCGGCCTAAACGGGAGTGAATTAGGTAAACTTCGAATGATGCTCCCCGAAGGAGACTTCTATGAAGCGTTAACCTTAGTGGCCTGGGCCGGTATGGTCGATGGGACTTTGACGCCGGAAAGAGTCAGCGAGTTTAAACAAATCTTAAATTTATACGAAGAATCCTTGCCACGACGATTTGAAAAAGCACAAGAGCTATTGGTCTCTGCCGAAGGGCTGAAGGATAAAGTTACGGAATTTTGGCTTAGACTTCAAACATGGCGAACGAGATCTCGTCGCACATCATTAGCTGATTTACTCTGGTCACTTTATGAAGAGACAGGGTACTTGGCTTATGTTGGAACCTTGCCGTCGGGGATTCAACGACAGGCCAACCTACGGGTACTCTATGACCGTGCTAGTCGCTTTGAAGCAACAAGATACCGCGGCTTGTTTCGTTTTCTCCGCTTTCTAGATCGTTACCGAGGACAAGGTAAAGATATGGGAAATGCCCGCGCTCTAGGAGAAAATGAGAATGTCGTTCGTTTGATTACGGTTCACGCCAGCAAAGGATTGGAATTTCCAGTTGTGTTTGTTGTCGGACTGGGACGTACGTTTAATACTCAAAGCCTCAAAGGTAAAATGCTTCTCCACTCCAAATTAGGTCTAGGTATGCCAATCATTGATGTGGACAACAATGTTCGTTATCCCTCTTTGATTCAATACGCGGTTAAGCAACGTTTAGCTCAAGAGTCTTTAGCTGAAGAGCTACGTATTCTTTATGTTGCCCTTACGCGTGCCAAAGAACGACTATTTCTCTATGGAAACATAGAGAACTTCGATAATACTCTTCATAAATGGCATCGCACGTCTGAATGGGGCGAGATCACCCTACCTGAAGTTCAACTTCGTAGCGCAAAATGCTTCTTGGATTGGATTGGTCCGGCTCTTGCCCGCCATCCCGAACATCTCTTCGGCGAGACTGAGAGACAGTCGGCATTATCCATACCAGAAGTCAATTCGCGCTGGGATATATATCTTCATCGAAGCTTGGCCTCAAACAATGAAAAGGGCCGAGAAGCAAATTCGGAAATGGTTATCGACAAAAGCATTAATAATTACCAGGTAGAAAATTCCTTCGAAGAAAGAAATGCAGAATCTTGGTTTTCTGAAATCAATCGTCGGTTGAGTTGGCAGTATCCACATCTTAGTTCTGTTCGGCAGGTGGCGAAAACCAGTGTCAGTGAGCTAAAACGTCAAAACAACTGGCACGCAGACGAAGAAGCAGCCTCACTTTCATCGCATATTAAACGCACTGATTTAATGAAAAGACCAAAATTTCTTCAAGCAACACAATCATTAACTGCAGCAGAGCGAGGAATAGCCTTGCACACAACTATGCAACATCTCCCTTTTAGAGAGTGGTCATCCTACTGGACAACTTTGTCTCAAACGGAACGACTCAATCATGTTAGTCAATACTTAACAATGCTTGAACAACGTGAAATTCTTAGTACAGAGCAAAAAAGCATTGTCCAACCAATACAGATTGTTCAGTCTCTAAACACCCCACTCGGAATGCGACTCTTTGGCGCCGAACAACTGCTCCGAGAAGTACCCTTTACGCTAACCTTTCCTTCTGATAATGATAGGAATATTTTGGTTCAAGGCGTCATAGATGTTGTTATTATCAGTAAGGACAAACACGATGGCAGGTACGCAGAAATTCTTGACTACAAAACAGATTCTTTTCGCACAGAAAGTGATATTGATCCAGTACAGATCTTGAGAAAGCGATACGCGTTCCAACTTTCGCTTTATGCTTTAGCAATTGAGCGCTTACTTAAAATAAGCGCAACGCATTGTACCCTGTATTCCTTTTCCTTGGGGAGCGAAATTGACATTTCGGATGAGCTTCGCAGACATATCCAAGTGCCTATGTTTACTTCACATCCTTAA
- a CDS encoding PD-(D/E)XK nuclease family protein, which produces MGFRFVFGRAGSGKSTLCLEEIRAELRIEPWGEPLILLVPEQSTYQMEVALANTPDLGGSLRAQVLSFRRLGWRIFSETGGGQKVLIGVTGKRMLLHRILLKHRLQFKAFARSATRPGMAELLTQAIGEFKTYRITSNDLRHVKNTTEILTDKLQDLALIYEEFQAALGQGVRDPDDELAVLAEKIPFAPLLKEAHVWVDGFTGFTPQELEVLRTIMLTAKEVVMTSPLDPSLFAKERQIEAGIFNAGEELFTGPWQTYQDLLRMASEADTLLHSPTVLQSSKRYKHPWLWHLEKYFSVFPTVAYEEALTPTPFGTGTSLTIDESANAAGSSLGVGIQILSAVNRRAEVEGVARELRSLARDEGLSWNEMAVMTRDISGYHELISQIFTSYEIPHFLDHKRSVLHHPLIELVQSISEVVESHWAYEPLFRCLKTDFFPLSRDAIDRLENYVLEHGIHGEGWNNNIAWRYHRQWSLGQSEDQRASELKFQSELNITRQIVYDLMAEFVQGVSPRGKAGVLTVREITENLYAFLERLAVPATLKKWSQNAQEEGVLNESKLHEQIWEAVIQVLDEIVSGLGDECLELEEYALILASGLEGIELGLIPPGLDQVLVGSLERSRNPEVRVLYLLGANEGVLPARPTVDGVLDAEEREQLEKGGVALAPKGKAQMYEEQFFIYTALTRATEKLVVCYPLTDEEGKGLTVSPVVTRLTHLFPTISECFLGNQEEINRISQPDYALQIYAEQLCALRQGEPLSPLWEATETWLTKDPIRQNQTKQLRASLLTQNQEDRIQRPLARRLYGKRLKASISRLEQFAKCPFGHYARYGLKLRERPTYKLSSPDMGEFFHALLHDFAIQLQERGLAWGKLTKEESWALVGELADKLAPGLQHEILQSSARYRYLTHKLKRTVHHAVRVLAEHARQGVFIPIQLEVSFGPNETLPGVEIPLTEDDSLLLCGQIDRVDAAFLDGQVYLRIIDYKSRELSLALDTIYYGLNLQLLTYLNVALQGAEVLINTTSAMPSLGETSPPTPHYEVATGIDNPSLKKNPAGFLYFPVLEPQLEEKIPLSSEELEQRRVKAVKVSGYFLANPRVLEAMDSSFSTGQSDLLGLKLKKDGNFKKGSNVLTEDQFSQLSNYLHQWFRRTGEEILDGDISLSPYRQGKRTGCQYCSYKPVCHFDPFLPENQYRDLPAIKQEEVWRRLEGMELNDSLPTPNAASLTKTNASNLNWLGEEQEEFAEEKEPTLKGDLA; this is translated from the coding sequence TTGGGTTTCCGTTTCGTATTTGGCCGAGCCGGAAGTGGCAAAAGCACCCTATGTCTTGAAGAAATCCGTGCTGAATTGCGGATTGAGCCTTGGGGAGAGCCTCTAATCCTCCTCGTCCCTGAGCAATCAACTTACCAGATGGAAGTGGCCCTGGCCAACACACCCGATTTAGGTGGAAGTTTACGAGCCCAGGTTTTGAGCTTTCGGCGGCTAGGGTGGCGTATTTTTTCTGAAACCGGGGGAGGGCAAAAAGTTCTGATTGGTGTAACAGGCAAACGGATGCTCCTTCATCGAATTCTTTTGAAGCATCGTCTTCAATTTAAAGCATTTGCACGCTCTGCCACCCGGCCAGGCATGGCAGAGCTCCTTACTCAAGCGATTGGAGAATTCAAAACATACAGGATTACTTCGAACGATTTACGACACGTTAAAAATACGACTGAAATTTTAACCGATAAACTCCAAGACTTGGCTCTCATATATGAAGAATTCCAAGCAGCATTAGGTCAGGGAGTCCGTGACCCTGATGATGAATTGGCAGTTTTAGCAGAAAAGATTCCCTTTGCACCCCTTCTTAAGGAGGCACATGTGTGGGTTGATGGGTTTACAGGATTTACTCCTCAGGAATTAGAGGTTTTAAGAACCATTATGCTCACTGCCAAAGAAGTGGTTATGACATCCCCACTAGATCCTTCTTTGTTTGCCAAGGAACGTCAAATAGAAGCGGGAATCTTTAACGCGGGCGAGGAATTATTCACGGGACCTTGGCAAACTTATCAAGATCTACTTCGAATGGCATCGGAAGCTGATACCCTTTTACATTCTCCCACCGTTCTTCAAAGTTCGAAACGATATAAGCATCCCTGGCTTTGGCATTTGGAAAAGTACTTCTCTGTGTTTCCAACCGTTGCTTACGAAGAGGCTCTAACTCCGACCCCCTTTGGTACAGGTACAAGCCTTACTATAGATGAATCCGCTAATGCTGCTGGAAGTTCACTTGGCGTAGGAATCCAAATCTTGTCAGCCGTCAACCGGCGTGCAGAAGTGGAAGGAGTTGCGCGGGAACTACGGTCTTTGGCCAGGGACGAAGGATTAAGCTGGAATGAAATGGCGGTCATGACTCGCGACATCTCAGGTTATCATGAGCTGATATCCCAGATATTTACGTCCTATGAGATTCCGCATTTTTTAGATCATAAACGTTCTGTTCTTCATCATCCGTTGATTGAGTTGGTGCAATCCATCTCTGAAGTGGTGGAAAGCCATTGGGCTTATGAACCCCTTTTTCGGTGTTTGAAGACCGATTTTTTCCCACTTTCAAGGGATGCCATCGATCGTCTAGAAAACTACGTACTCGAACACGGGATACATGGAGAGGGCTGGAACAATAACATTGCCTGGCGATACCATCGTCAATGGTCTCTAGGACAAAGCGAGGATCAAAGGGCCTCTGAGCTCAAATTCCAATCTGAGCTGAATATCACTCGACAAATTGTTTATGACCTTATGGCCGAATTTGTTCAAGGGGTCTCACCACGCGGCAAAGCTGGGGTATTAACGGTACGGGAGATTACTGAAAATTTGTATGCTTTCTTAGAAAGGCTTGCTGTTCCAGCAACTTTGAAAAAGTGGTCGCAAAACGCCCAAGAGGAAGGAGTACTCAACGAAAGCAAACTACACGAACAAATTTGGGAAGCCGTGATCCAGGTTTTGGATGAAATTGTCTCAGGATTAGGAGACGAATGTTTGGAGCTTGAAGAGTATGCCTTAATTCTTGCATCTGGGCTTGAAGGGATCGAACTCGGGCTGATTCCCCCCGGGCTTGATCAAGTTTTGGTGGGCTCGTTGGAGCGTTCGCGAAACCCAGAAGTCCGGGTCCTCTATCTCCTTGGAGCTAATGAAGGAGTTCTTCCTGCCCGTCCTACCGTCGATGGCGTCCTCGACGCAGAAGAAAGGGAGCAATTAGAAAAGGGCGGAGTCGCACTTGCACCCAAAGGAAAAGCCCAAATGTACGAAGAACAATTCTTTATCTATACAGCTCTCACTCGGGCTACAGAAAAGCTTGTGGTTTGTTATCCACTAACCGATGAAGAAGGAAAAGGATTGACGGTTTCGCCTGTTGTTACACGACTTACCCACCTTTTCCCAACAATTTCTGAGTGTTTTCTGGGGAACCAAGAGGAGATCAATCGCATCAGTCAGCCGGATTACGCCCTTCAGATCTATGCCGAACAACTTTGCGCTCTGCGTCAAGGAGAACCTCTTTCCCCTCTTTGGGAAGCCACAGAAACGTGGCTTACCAAAGACCCCATACGACAAAATCAAACAAAGCAGTTGCGAGCCAGTCTTTTGACCCAAAATCAAGAAGACAGAATTCAACGCCCCCTGGCACGCCGTTTATACGGTAAACGCTTGAAGGCAAGTATTTCCCGTTTAGAACAATTTGCTAAGTGTCCTTTTGGACATTATGCTCGTTACGGTCTGAAGTTGCGCGAAAGACCAACCTACAAGCTATCAAGCCCAGATATGGGGGAATTCTTTCACGCCCTCTTGCATGATTTCGCCATTCAATTACAGGAACGGGGCTTGGCTTGGGGAAAATTGACGAAGGAAGAATCTTGGGCGCTCGTCGGTGAACTGGCGGATAAGTTAGCCCCAGGTCTTCAGCATGAAATCCTCCAGAGTAGCGCCCGCTATCGTTATTTAACTCATAAACTTAAACGAACCGTTCATCACGCTGTGCGAGTGCTTGCAGAGCATGCCCGCCAAGGGGTATTTATTCCGATTCAGCTGGAAGTGAGTTTTGGCCCAAATGAGACGCTCCCTGGAGTCGAGATTCCGTTAACAGAGGATGATTCCCTTCTTTTATGCGGTCAAATTGACCGTGTAGATGCTGCGTTCTTGGATGGTCAAGTGTATTTGCGCATTATCGACTACAAATCCCGCGAACTATCCTTAGCCTTAGATACAATTTATTATGGGCTAAATCTTCAATTGCTTACTTACCTAAATGTCGCATTACAGGGAGCAGAGGTCTTGATAAATACGACTTCGGCTATGCCTTCACTAGGCGAAACAAGTCCACCTACCCCTCATTACGAGGTTGCTACAGGAATAGACAATCCCTCACTTAAAAAAAATCCTGCGGGTTTTCTGTATTTTCCTGTACTAGAACCTCAGCTAGAAGAAAAAATACCTCTTAGTTCAGAAGAGCTGGAACAACGCCGCGTCAAAGCTGTCAAGGTCAGCGGATATTTTTTAGCTAATCCTAGGGTATTGGAAGCCATGGATTCTTCCTTTTCAACAGGGCAATCTGATTTACTTGGGCTCAAATTGAAAAAGGACGGTAATTTCAAAAAAGGATCAAATGTTCTGACCGAAGATCAATTTTCTCAGCTTAGTAACTATCTTCATCAGTGGTTTCGACGGACGGGCGAAGAAATATTAGACGGTGATATCTCCCTTTCTCCATACAGACAAGGGAAGAGAACAGGATGCCAGTATTGTTCGTATAAACCCGTATGCCACTTTGATCCCTTCTTACCAGAAAACCAATACCGAGACCTACCAGCGATAAAACAAGAGGAGGTGTGGAGACGCCTAGAAGGTATGGAGTTAAACGATTCATTGCCCACGCCAAATGCCGCCTCCTTAACTAAAACAAACGCATCCAACTTAAACTGGCTAGGGGAAGAGCAAGAGGAGTTCGCAGAAGAGAAGGAACCAACGTTGAAAGGAGATCTAGCGTGA
- the fetB gene encoding iron export ABC transporter permease subunit FetB, with product MSWLALSFSLGFVGLAAIVSRYQQLGLEKELAIAVIRTLIQLTIAGYVLSYVFASQHLIFMGLMLALMMGIAAQNAAKRGKGIPGALRIVLIGIVISEALTLAILLLLEIIPGTPQYVIPISGMIIGNSMVASGVTLNRLSSEFTLRRGEVELALSLGATPKRASLSVVKASVKAGMIPTIDSMKTVGLVQLPGMMTGQILAGADPVQAVRYQILVMFMISGATAIASFIVVVQGYRTYFTSAAQLKSS from the coding sequence ATGAGTTGGCTGGCATTAAGTTTTTCTCTAGGATTTGTGGGATTGGCGGCGATAGTATCGCGTTATCAACAACTCGGCTTAGAAAAAGAGTTAGCCATTGCTGTTATTCGCACACTCATCCAACTAACAATCGCTGGCTATGTCTTATCCTATGTTTTTGCCTCCCAACACCTCATTTTCATGGGGCTAATGCTGGCACTTATGATGGGAATTGCCGCTCAAAATGCTGCGAAGCGAGGCAAAGGAATTCCAGGTGCTCTTCGCATCGTTCTCATAGGAATCGTGATCAGTGAAGCACTTACTCTCGCAATTTTGCTTCTCTTGGAAATTATTCCAGGGACACCCCAGTACGTTATTCCCATAAGCGGAATGATTATTGGAAACAGTATGGTCGCGAGTGGGGTAACTTTAAACCGTTTAAGTTCCGAGTTTACACTCAGAAGAGGGGAAGTAGAGTTAGCTCTTTCACTAGGTGCTACCCCAAAGAGGGCATCTCTATCTGTCGTCAAAGCTTCAGTTAAGGCTGGGATGATTCCTACCATTGATTCGATGAAGACAGTTGGCTTAGTCCAACTACCCGGTATGATGACAGGCCAGATTCTTGCTGGCGCGGATCCCGTTCAAGCTGTTCGTTATCAGATTTTAGTCATGTTCATGATTTCTGGTGCCACAGCCATTGCCAGCTTCATCGTAGTAGTACAAGGTTATCGCACCTATTTCACTTCAGCTGCCCAGCTTAAAAGTTCCTAG
- a CDS encoding phosphate ABC transporter ATP-binding protein produces MKLVLTNVSLSVRQDSQDKEILQGVSFGVRLGVIHTLLGPSGSGKSTLLYAINRLREFQRGGITLDGEDIRGINVYELRRRIGLVMQKPIFFPGTVGDNILYGPHLWGKDNSLTLADPKHYLEMVQLDPAWVSRDPNTLSGGQQQRVSLARTLANNSEVLLLDEPTSALDSQACVHLETLITSLCQERKLTVIWVTHDVHQAERIAQDVTLLYHGKAVEHGESKHFFAGPTTVEGKAYLAGKLGGES; encoded by the coding sequence ATGAAACTAGTACTAACTAATGTAAGCTTAAGTGTCCGTCAAGACTCTCAAGATAAAGAGATTCTACAGGGTGTTTCCTTTGGAGTTCGCCTTGGTGTGATTCATACCCTACTTGGTCCTTCTGGCAGCGGAAAAAGCACGTTGCTATATGCTATCAATCGATTACGTGAGTTTCAACGGGGAGGAATCACCCTGGATGGGGAAGATATCCGTGGAATCAACGTTTATGAACTTCGTCGCCGAATTGGATTGGTGATGCAAAAACCCATATTTTTCCCCGGAACAGTTGGAGATAATATTTTGTATGGTCCTCATTTGTGGGGTAAGGATAACAGCTTAACCTTAGCTGACCCAAAACATTATCTAGAGATGGTTCAGCTGGATCCAGCTTGGGTATCACGCGACCCTAATACGCTATCTGGTGGGCAGCAACAGCGAGTATCTCTTGCCCGGACCTTGGCTAATAATTCAGAAGTTCTGTTGCTTGACGAACCAACATCTGCGCTGGACTCTCAGGCCTGTGTACACCTAGAAACTCTTATAACGAGCCTTTGCCAGGAACGTAAGCTAACAGTCATTTGGGTGACCCATGACGTTCATCAAGCTGAGCGCATTGCCCAAGACGTGACACTCCTATATCATGGGAAAGCTGTAGAACACGGAGAATCAAAGCATTTCTTCGCTGGGCCAACGACAGTTGAAGGAAAAGCCTATCTTGCTGGAAAATTAGGAGGAGAGTCATGA